The following nucleotide sequence is from Fundulus heteroclitus isolate FHET01 chromosome 24, MU-UCD_Fhet_4.1, whole genome shotgun sequence.
GGAAGCGCGTAACGGCTCGGCGAGacggggtcaaaggtcaggagAGGCGTGCCGAGTCAATGTTTAACAGCAGGAATGTCAACAGTGTGAAAATGTGTGTCCTGAACATTTCGATGCATTTAGAAACACGCTCTCTACCAGATGACACACATCTGCAtgctttaaaaacactgttgtcattatgtttgatttaaaatgcttgattttagtttgtttaatttctattttcattGCCGTACTTTTACCTTTAGATTAGGAccatttaatttaatcttttaTCAGTATTTTATGAACAACTAAAGGCAGCATGAAATGTTTTAAGCAGTTATTCATGTGGAGagtttttttacttaaaagcagaaaaatggcCGCTTTTCAGCTCTAAAGTCCTCGTCTTACCTTTCGACACTTCTTGcacctcttcttcctctttctcttcttctcctcctttctcctcctcctgtcctcctctgcctcctccgtCTCCTCTGACTCCTCTATCAGCGGTTCGTATTTATCAGGGAGGACGCAGAAATGAACGTCTTTTGAGGTTTTCTGCTGCTTCGTCCCTTCTAAGGGGGCTCCggcctcctcctgctcctgtgCGCCCATCCCTCGCTCCTCTCTTTTGATTGTTTGGCTCCTGGTTTCAGGCTGAGGGACCTTTGAAACCAGGAGGAGTCAAACTTTATTAGTAGCCTGAAGCTGCCTGCGGACACAGGAATCTGAGCTTCTGCTCAAACCACTCAGAAAACATCAGATTACAGAGGAATGTGGGGAGTTTGGGGTCCAGAGCTGTGCAGCGGgttgtttgctttcaggaaTAGCCACCAAAAGCCTCAAAAGAGTCGACATC
It contains:
- the c24h1orf115 gene encoding uncharacterized protein C1orf115 homolog — encoded protein: MGAQEQEEAGAPLEGTKQQKTSKDVHFCVLPDKYEPLIEESEETEEAEEDRRRRKEEKKRKRKKRCKKCRKNICKALRFSWRCLLAGLQSMASAYSTPLSAVPTVMMEMKRPGSGVV